In the genome of Methanococcus voltae, the window TAGCACTAGTATTTCCTTTTGCAAATTCATGTACTGTATCCAATAGCGAAATCAATGGTCTAACAATAAATCTATTTGTGAGGAAAGCGATAAGCAATACCAAAATTATGCTCAACATACAAACTACAAGCATTGTAACTTGAATATCTACCATTATTCCAGCCATGGTATTTGCAGGCATTCCCACGTAACAAGTACCTATAATTTGACCCCTAGCATTTCTAAGTGGAATTAAAGAGTCATAATAAGTAATACCTGCCACATCTTCCTTGTAAGAACTTGTATCTCCGTTAACTATTTTTTCATAGGCTTCAGGACCTACAGTTTTACCAAGTAATGATTGAGTACTATCTTTACCCATTGCTACCCATTTGTCACCTAATAAAAGTTCAGGTAACTCGTGAGTATTTTGCTGAATTTTATCTAACATGTATCTGTCTTTATTCAACATGTCAATACCTACAATGTATCCCACAACTTTTCCATTACTACTTAAGGGTACTGCAGAAACTGAACAGAGTACGCCATCAACACCCGAAACTATGGAATCAGGGTCAATTTTGTTTGCTGTGGAGGTACTCATTTTTTCGTATGAAGCATATTTACCAGAACTTATTGTAGCACTCAAAAGTTCTTTTAAATTCATTTCTTCGGTTTTACCTTGTGAAGAAGACAGTACATTCATTTCGGCATCACAAAATGCCACATAATCTATATAATCCAATTTAGACTTATAGTCCTGCGATTTGGCATATAAGTCATTGTAATCTTTTTCTTCAATAGACTTTATCAAAGGTCCTGAATTTATGGGAGTAATTGCAGACCTTATGTTTACTAAATGCTCATCAAACATATTTTGAATAGCTAAAACATCTTGATTAACGTCGCTTATCATATTG includes:
- a CDS encoding HAMP domain-containing protein encodes the protein MKIPKLKKMNMKLFIVILAASLIPLATLGIITNQVVSEKLDHNMISDVNQDVLAIQNMFDEHLVNIRSAITPINSGPLIKSIEEKDYNDLYAKSQDYKSKLDYIDYVAFCDAEMNVLSSSQGKTEEMNLKELLSATISSGKYASYEKMSTSTANKIDPDSIVSGVDGVLCSVSAVPLSSNGKVVGYIVGIDMLNKDRYMLDKIQQNTHELPELLLGDKWVAMGKDSTQSLLGKTVGPEAYEKIVNGDTSSYKEDVAGITYYDSLIPLRNARGQIIGTCYVGMPANTMAGIMVDIQVTMLVVCMLSIILVLLIAFLTNRFIVRPLISLLDTVHEFAKGNTSARTNITTGDELQELGDSFNEMAGSVVELNKTLDMDKAKLAELLEEVSNVMHRVAEGDLTARMKNSDDENSLEYAINSGVISTGDLISELKEQLSILDNEVHNIRK